From the Corallococcus caeni genome, one window contains:
- a CDS encoding pyridoxal phosphate-dependent decarboxylase family protein, whose protein sequence is MSAIRATPAAMVHADVTESSFPELPPALRAAFEALPEDEVRSRLEGFVTLTLQRLRAPASSPVPPSVPARVIARAFEAPLPEEGQPIEAILEDVAEHVMPHGRDKRSPTWFAQLDVPPTDYSVFSGLLIRALAQDPITFSSARSGTFVERQVLGWLTSLAFPDIPQAGGCFTSGGTQSNFQALLILRNEALRRAGADVNALGLVEALSRTGHRGMRVFASEASHPSIFAAVRQLGLGDAGLHRVPTDPEDRLCPSALEAALVEARRQGQLPAVVVLTAGSSGVGAIDPLREGMRLARQYGALVHVDAAHGSLMLFSQRHRGLLDGLQDADTVTLDPHKVLGLNAQLGGLLVRDARLLTLLGKVSLDYFVASEVPDLGEVTLDGSRALNSLGAWLLLRHFGREGYGRLVDHLFALARDFTRRLRNSGCFELFPDTPAMNMLAFRLIPKAEGGTPEGLARENARNDALLSRLMQSRKFAVSCYRHASGRLYLRAVFINPASRPEHMAALADALIQLAREEAR, encoded by the coding sequence TTGAGCGCGATACGAGCGACCCCCGCCGCGATGGTCCACGCCGACGTCACCGAGTCCTCCTTTCCGGAGCTGCCCCCGGCCCTGCGGGCCGCCTTCGAGGCCCTGCCCGAGGACGAGGTCCGCTCCCGGCTGGAGGGCTTTGTCACCCTCACGCTTCAGCGGCTGCGGGCCCCTGCCTCCAGCCCCGTCCCCCCGTCCGTCCCCGCCCGTGTCATCGCCAGGGCCTTCGAGGCGCCGCTCCCGGAGGAGGGGCAACCCATCGAGGCCATCCTCGAGGATGTCGCCGAACACGTGATGCCCCACGGACGTGACAAGCGCTCGCCCACGTGGTTCGCGCAGCTGGACGTCCCGCCCACGGACTACTCCGTCTTCAGCGGTCTGCTCATCCGCGCCCTGGCGCAGGACCCCATCACCTTCTCGTCCGCGCGCTCGGGCACGTTCGTCGAGCGGCAGGTCCTCGGCTGGCTCACGTCGCTCGCGTTTCCGGACATCCCCCAGGCCGGAGGCTGCTTCACCTCCGGCGGGACGCAATCCAACTTCCAGGCCCTGCTCATCCTGCGCAACGAAGCGCTGCGCCGCGCGGGGGCGGACGTCAACGCGCTGGGGCTCGTGGAGGCGCTGTCGCGCACGGGCCACCGGGGGATGCGTGTCTTCGCGTCCGAGGCCTCGCACCCCAGCATCTTCGCCGCCGTCCGCCAGCTGGGGCTGGGAGACGCGGGACTGCACCGCGTTCCTACCGACCCGGAGGACCGGCTGTGTCCGAGCGCCCTGGAGGCCGCGCTGGTGGAGGCGCGGCGCCAGGGCCAGCTTCCCGCCGTGGTGGTGCTGACCGCGGGAAGCTCGGGAGTGGGCGCCATCGACCCCTTGCGCGAGGGCATGCGGCTCGCCCGTCAGTACGGCGCGCTCGTCCACGTGGACGCGGCCCACGGCAGCCTGATGCTCTTCTCCCAGCGCCACCGGGGCCTGCTCGACGGCCTCCAGGACGCGGACACCGTCACGCTGGATCCCCACAAGGTGCTGGGCCTCAACGCGCAGCTGGGCGGCCTGCTGGTGCGCGACGCGCGGCTGCTCACGCTGCTGGGCAAGGTGAGCCTGGACTACTTCGTCGCGAGCGAGGTGCCCGACCTGGGCGAGGTGACGCTGGACGGCTCGCGCGCGCTCAACTCGCTGGGCGCCTGGCTGCTGCTGCGCCACTTCGGCCGTGAGGGCTACGGCCGGCTCGTGGACCACCTCTTCGCGCTCGCCCGGGACTTCACGCGGCGCCTGAGGAACAGCGGCTGCTTCGAGCTCTTCCCTGACACGCCGGCCATGAACATGCTCGCCTTCCGCCTCATCCCGAAGGCCGAAGGTGGGACGCCCGAAGGGCTCGCGAGGGAGAACGCGCGCAACGACGCGCTGCTGTCACGGCTGATGCAGAGCCGCAAGTTCGCGGTGAGCTGCTACCGGCACGCCAGCGGCCGCCTGTACCTGCGGGCCGTCTTCATCAACCCGGCCTCCCGGCCTGAACACATGGCCGCGCTGGCCGACGCGCTCATCCAGCTCGCCCGCGAGGAGGCCCGGTAG
- a CDS encoding VOC family protein codes for MSVKFNHTIIHAKDQVASARFLAELLGLPEPTRFGHFHVVKLTDGASLDYMTTQDAISAQHYAFLVTEEVFESLIAKIRDRKIQHWADPFGRQENQINTHDGGRGVYFQDPNGHYMEAITVPYGGW; via the coding sequence ATGTCTGTCAAATTCAACCACACGATCATCCACGCGAAGGATCAGGTCGCGTCCGCGCGATTCCTCGCGGAGCTGCTCGGACTGCCGGAGCCCACGCGCTTCGGGCACTTCCACGTGGTGAAGCTGACGGATGGGGCGTCGCTCGACTACATGACCACGCAGGACGCCATCTCCGCCCAGCACTACGCGTTCCTGGTGACGGAGGAGGTCTTCGAGTCGCTGATCGCGAAGATCCGCGACCGGAAGATCCAGCACTGGGCGGACCCGTTCGGCCGGCAGGAGAACCAGATCAACACCCATGACGGAGGTCGCGGGGTCTACTTCCAGGACCCGAATGGCCACTACATGGAAGCCATCACCGTGCCCTACGGCGGCTGGTGA
- a CDS encoding NAD(P)/FAD-dependent oxidoreductase produces MAGSFDVLIIGNGVLGLSTANALIARDPEVRVAVIGPVARTYGASPAAGAMMGCFGEITRASVAGKYGPIKLGLGLQARKLWPTWLAALNAQLPEADRLAITPGTFVVANNRSGLIEDENFTVMRRTLQEYQERFEDVNPLHITGMHPAGDSRPTAALFMPDEGSLDSSRLLAGLAGAAVRSSRVSFLEDTVSALVVEGGRAVGVQLADGQKLSAKHVLLASGVQSQKVLDSLPDLARRVPRLLPGMGTSLVLETTDFPLNPSVIRTPNRAFACGLHVVPRGANRVYVGATNNTMLAPADRPTVSDVFFLMDCMMEQIHQGYQGAKLISTAVGNRPIAIDTLPLIGGTSVQGLWIASGTYRDGLFLSPLVAQHMAGLILGQDGLMENVFPPERKPINRFTREEAMEETARHYAAAGWEHGIRIPKVGWHETFARMFKRTITTVYEEIGTDYVLPPEFVYVVDNDRERMVPYFRDYYRSVDAAW; encoded by the coding sequence ATGGCTGGCAGCTTCGACGTTCTCATCATTGGCAATGGGGTCCTGGGGCTTTCCACCGCCAATGCGCTGATTGCCCGGGACCCGGAGGTCCGCGTCGCGGTCATCGGCCCCGTGGCCCGGACCTACGGTGCCTCGCCGGCGGCCGGCGCGATGATGGGATGTTTCGGTGAAATCACCCGGGCGTCCGTGGCCGGGAAGTACGGCCCCATCAAGCTGGGGCTGGGCCTCCAGGCCCGTAAGCTGTGGCCCACGTGGCTCGCCGCCCTCAACGCGCAGCTCCCGGAGGCGGACCGGCTGGCCATCACGCCCGGCACCTTCGTCGTGGCCAACAACCGCTCCGGGCTCATCGAGGATGAGAACTTCACCGTCATGCGCCGCACGCTCCAGGAGTACCAGGAGCGCTTCGAGGACGTGAACCCCCTCCACATCACCGGCATGCACCCCGCCGGCGACAGCCGTCCCACCGCCGCGCTCTTCATGCCGGATGAGGGCTCGCTGGACTCCAGCCGCCTGCTGGCGGGCCTGGCCGGCGCCGCGGTGCGCTCGTCGCGCGTCTCCTTCCTGGAGGACACCGTCAGCGCGTTGGTCGTGGAGGGCGGCCGCGCCGTGGGCGTGCAGCTGGCGGATGGCCAGAAGCTGTCCGCGAAGCACGTGCTGCTCGCCTCGGGCGTGCAGAGCCAGAAGGTGCTGGACTCGCTGCCGGACCTGGCCCGGCGCGTGCCCCGCCTGCTGCCCGGCATGGGCACGTCGCTGGTGCTGGAGACGACGGACTTCCCCCTCAACCCCAGCGTCATCCGCACGCCCAACCGCGCCTTCGCCTGCGGCCTGCACGTCGTGCCTCGCGGCGCGAACCGCGTCTACGTGGGCGCCACCAACAACACGATGCTCGCGCCGGCGGACCGGCCCACCGTGTCGGACGTGTTCTTCCTGATGGACTGCATGATGGAGCAGATCCACCAGGGCTATCAGGGCGCGAAGCTCATCTCCACGGCGGTGGGCAACCGCCCCATCGCCATCGACACGCTGCCGCTCATCGGCGGGACGTCGGTGCAGGGCCTGTGGATCGCCTCCGGCACCTACCGCGACGGGCTGTTCCTCTCTCCGCTCGTGGCGCAGCACATGGCCGGCCTCATCCTGGGACAGGACGGCCTGATGGAGAACGTCTTCCCCCCCGAGCGCAAGCCCATCAACCGCTTCACGCGCGAGGAGGCCATGGAGGAGACGGCGCGGCACTACGCCGCAGCCGGCTGGGAGCACGGCATCCGCATCCCCAAGGTCGGCTGGCATGAGACGTTCGCTCGCATGTTCAAGCGCACCATCACCACCGTCTACGAGGAGATTGGCACCGACTACGTGCTGCCGCCGGAGTTCGTCTACGTCGTCGACAACGACCGCGAGCGCATGGTGCCGTACTTCCGCGACTACTACCGGAGCGTGGACGCCGCCTGGTAG
- a CDS encoding serine/threonine-protein kinase encodes MEPKDRDSGGLTYLGPEALNARPGNAVAEDGSEPTLPQVRTPVSPGGTLIQGAVTPRPPSPASQGLVPGQVVAGRYRVEKWLGVGGTSAVYQALDLKNHQRVALKVLAVPYADEAMVTRFRQEVDHARALEHVNILHVFDVGSDGDRHYLTVELLDGKDLRQVMLEGRPTLANALRWLTHATVALEHAHAHGVLHRDVKPGNLFITRTGVLKLMDFGLAKSAHVMGNTAQGATLGTPEYMAPEQVTGAEVSPATDLYALGVVAYELLTGQLPFRHAQPVPLMLMHVQEAPVPPRKLRPELPEAFEQAVLKLMRKRPEERYASATVLRAELAKLWPLALQRGRAL; translated from the coding sequence GTGGAGCCCAAGGACAGAGACAGCGGAGGTTTGACCTACCTGGGCCCGGAGGCGCTGAACGCGCGTCCGGGCAACGCGGTGGCCGAGGACGGCTCGGAGCCGACGCTGCCGCAGGTGCGGACGCCCGTGTCTCCAGGCGGCACGTTGATCCAGGGGGCCGTGACGCCGCGGCCCCCGTCGCCCGCGAGCCAGGGGCTCGTCCCGGGGCAGGTGGTGGCGGGGCGCTACCGGGTGGAGAAGTGGCTGGGCGTGGGCGGAACATCGGCGGTGTACCAGGCGCTGGACCTGAAGAATCACCAGCGCGTGGCGCTCAAGGTGCTGGCGGTGCCGTACGCGGACGAGGCGATGGTGACGCGCTTCCGCCAGGAGGTGGATCACGCCCGCGCCCTGGAGCACGTGAACATCCTGCACGTCTTCGACGTGGGCTCGGATGGGGACCGGCACTACCTGACGGTGGAGTTGCTGGATGGGAAGGACCTGCGGCAGGTGATGCTGGAGGGGCGCCCGACGCTGGCCAATGCCTTGCGGTGGCTGACGCACGCCACGGTGGCGCTGGAGCACGCGCACGCGCACGGCGTGCTGCACCGGGACGTGAAGCCTGGGAACCTGTTCATCACGCGCACGGGGGTGCTGAAGCTGATGGACTTCGGGCTCGCCAAGAGCGCGCACGTGATGGGCAACACGGCCCAGGGCGCGACGCTGGGGACGCCGGAGTACATGGCGCCGGAGCAGGTGACAGGGGCGGAGGTGTCACCGGCCACGGACCTGTATGCGCTGGGTGTCGTGGCGTACGAGTTGCTCACCGGGCAGTTGCCGTTCCGTCACGCGCAGCCCGTGCCGCTGATGCTGATGCACGTGCAGGAGGCGCCCGTGCCGCCGAGGAAGCTGCGTCCGGAGCTGCCGGAAGCTTTCGAGCAGGCCGTCCTCAAGCTGATGCGGAAGCGGCCGGAGGAGCGTTACGCCAGCGCAACAGTGCTGCGCGCTGAACTGGCGAAGCTGTGGCCGCTGGCACTCCAGCGCGGGCGCGCGTTATAG